Proteins from a single region of Harmonia axyridis chromosome 4, icHarAxyr1.1, whole genome shotgun sequence:
- the LOC123678471 gene encoding uncharacterized protein LOC123678471 isoform X1, whose protein sequence is MVVEVEVGVYLQPKTLCPIVFNYLKKLTECLTSGQRAVILTFNEFPFRYSAHANSGGNSYEEKAPTHVLLPCIRFVHNGMFHLLGSLFFYSSYKEENEMKFSKDISECMRLYILALRNIDLHVIATVSPYTPTFSQAIRILGQVPYLEEHVGAICYDVGDSNIVHILDPTHTEQTWLQFFHDHDFFFSFEGSELKASLECVMEALKLDNKPLINNDTSEQIDTALDYYFSNEVGQIIEKLQSRGMLPLEACGTLGFIRLRDLLFKDYYGNARSARDLVENKVSINDVIKLILSFKIIKHRLSKQIPVMYSEANVKYKNAKNNALDLSYDVNDAPDLVEDKVTDDTTSKSKKNKRKKRNSISTNAPEMSTPTKKTEEMNKMSPASTSKSKTPVSTKKKTQLKAKKASSNSGIKKEKPQENKINREKERNMNEKNDGKCQQHTNKQANSKSLNVNQTTSDIDSKIKKIEKTMEDEIYNMSELMKKKEELDANIEQVMNEMNLLKSSISSHEKDMTEIKRSRTPEDVEISEVLIMLSGQPATDKEVGNLDIPKKIDEGSGFDKAKSISSKQQITDDIEISPEDSALTKTQINDEVKTTTNTKIKGKFLIDLEELKSTLAELQVTGKAKSNERKVADSDKNIHNSLVDTEPILDMEFFKNIKNITITEKSTAETREVPTLNENSKMIVPQIENDAIQDNDPSDSKFIVTESDIGKVIVENVHNKSNRAEKSGKNPQHLDKMVIGAVNKSKDNVGDDGLNKKEIEIFNENESSAGKDKCRTNKFGNSVDDGCNVMTLPNFNKTNDGFAKDQSLTDVIPQLVEDDELNEMKIKFVNKKRSSVDKNEFNEMRTEMVNEGKNTADKDEGKTDKISHLAKSDELHEMKTEIENEGRDSADKDESKTDQTTYLVEDEEIGEMKAKMVNEGLNEDYADKNENIVDQLPHLVESEKLDQMKTEIGNEDKDTADDYESETDQIPHLVDSEELGEIKPEIVNERKDTADTDEGKTDPATDLFEDIREMKTKMVNEGKNSAEKYEGKTNKITLLVKSEEFDEMKTENDNDSKVTVDKDENETNQLPHLVEDEEICEMKTEMVYEGRDNADKDESETDQTTNLVEYKEIGEMKKEIINQGEDIANENESKTDQNPHLVESEKLDAIKPERVNEGKDTADTDEGKTDQTTHLVGDGEIGEMKTKMVNEDRDSADKDPSKIDKIPLLVESEEDEEMKTEKSNDIKGNFYKDENETNQLPHSVEDREICEMKTTMVNEGRYSADKDECKTDQTTHLDEDKKKTQIENEGKDNADKGESKTDQIPHLAESEKIDEMKTEKGNEDKDNADMDRGKTDQTTHLVEDGEIGGIKTEIGNEGKHSADKDESKTDQTPHLVDSEELEEMETEKGNEGKDNADMDTGKTDQTTHLVDDGEIGEMKTEIGNEGKHSADKDESKTDQTPHLVDSEELEEMETEKGNEGKDNADMDRGKTDQTTHLVEDGEIGEMKTEIGNEGKHSADKDESKTDQTPNLVDSEELEEKETEKGNEGEYNADKNRGETDQIPHLAESEELDEMETEKGNDGKDGADIDRGKNDQIPPLAESEEFDKMKTEKGNEGKDSTDIDRSETVQIPHIDKSEELDKIKTEIENEGNDRADKDESKTNQIPHLAESEELDEMETEKGNDGKDGADLDRGKNDQIPPLAESEEHDEMETEKGNDGKDGADIDRGKNDQIPPLAESEEFDKMKTEKGNEGKDSTDIDRSETVQIPHIAKSEELDKIKTEIKNEGNDRADKDKSKTNQIPHLAESEELDEMETEKGNDGKDGADIDRGKNDQIPPLAESEELDEMETEKGNDGKDGADIDRGKNDQIPPLAESEEFDKMKTEKGNEGKDSTDIDRSETVQIPHIDKSEELDKIETEIENEGNDRADKDESKTNQIPHLAESEELDEMETEKGNDGKDGADIDRGKNDQIPPLAESEEHDEMETEKGNDGKDGADIDRGKNDQIPPLAESEEFDKMKTEKGNEGKDSTDIDRSETVQIPHIAKSEELDKIKTEIKNEGNDRADKDESKTNQIPHLAESEELDEMETEKGNDGKDGADIDRGKNYQIPPLAESEEHDEMETEKGNEGKDSADIDRAKTDQIPHLDESEELDKMKTEIGNEGKHSADKDERKTDQTPHLVDSEELEEKESEKGNEGKDNADMDRGETDQIPPLAESEELDEIKTEKGNEGKDSADIDRGKTDQIPHIAKSEELDKIKTEIENEGKDRADKDESKTNQIPHLAESEELDEKETEKGNDGKDGDDIDRGKNDQIPPLAESEELDEIKTEKGNEGKDSADIDRAKTDQIPHLDESEELDKMKTEIGNEGKHSADKDESKTDQTPHLVDSEELDEIKTEIVKDGKDSAKKDESKTDQISHLVKVLHEMKTESLNESKDGANSKDQSKTDSINDVVEENEVEIVEIDYNEANTIEEDIEIPDLIVDSSLSESGGDIDEIPDLLDDSEFNTSESYIEYEPAIVRNTGIDFSDAVSLSMTVLGVKNKAVEDKFAEREHYEVNVDSFEKFVVPRIVATIIPTEYISTSTPNEEITQNVTPESIDTQNDGSGSLCNSKMKSSTSERDDVLKPSCSGNTKGSNETAPSNKKIQRKHLSTIVPSENISTSIPNEEITQNVTPESIDTQNDGSGSLCNSKMKSSTSERDDVLKPSCSGNTKGSNETAPSNKKIQRKHLSPLKTSDPAAGITRVLKLHLDKLKSRRCDDGSDKENTDGNEENPLHEELMPYVNDIVDKYVNGILDKHDMDDIIEKMYHFTDEHDESCQKTEPNEDKKVKPSDVINKDAIDLLVNKYLTPEQYKEILGPDGQIDTISTFDAVVNYIRKANTEKLKSVTNENKSDSPKTKEPKGLIKISWKDSNTVGFENVSADSVNLLTKAPFKMTDLRDTENIDGEEKSTDFVEIVPKNSTKEDVRQPDSFLNIPEGVEEDTVSIQIKNFINSFNEPSSGSIKSARKEDSPLSESGPQDTSARKKTTEAKFMYKPEDIIKLKNWIVFKQFANMVACFLRQISKTHVLPYSNFELLQQIENKCIEFFVNRSDKSEYSAKQAYVLLFLNLLGKDVFKMPDVTNDLCVFMEELDLLITKDRQNIAGMNLMEPQDKIVRNLLIYNLYGIRYAYLRMKPWNLSDRVSPDLFKTDHVGNIMKHVAEKGNDPHTFLIDNECPPLDIERCFNNLKPRGSILLVE, encoded by the exons ATGGTCGTTGAAGTAGAAGTGG GAGTATATCTTCAACCAAAAACTCTATGTCCGATAGTTTTCAACTACCTAAAAAAACTCACTGAATGTCTTACTTCTGGACAAAGGGCAGTTATATtgactttcaatgaatttcctTTTCGCTATTCCGCTCATGCCAACTCAGGTGGAAATAGTTATGAAGAAAAAGCACCCACACATGTGCTACTTCCATGTATCAGATTTGTGCACAACGGGATGTTCCACTTGCTAGGCAGCTTATTCTTTTATTCAAGTTACAAggaagaaaatgaaatgaaattcagtAAGGATATATCTGAGTGTATGAGACTTTATATATTAGCACTTCGAAATATTGATTTGCATGTAATCGCCACAGTATCACCTTACACACCTACTTTTTCTCAAGCTATTCGAATTTTGGGCCAA GTACCTTACTTGGAAGAGCATGTTGGAGCTATCTGTTATGACGTAGGAGACAGCAATATTGTACATATCCTTGATCCGACCCATACTGAACAAACCTGGCTGCAGTTTTTTCATGACCatgatttctttttttcttttgaaggaAGTGAACTTAAAGCATCATTAGAATGTGTTATGGAAGCTTTAAAACTTGATAATAAGCCACTCATTAATAATGATACCTCTGAACAGATAGATACAGCACTCGATTATTATTTTAGTAATGAAGTGGGTCAAATAATAGAAAAGCTTCAGAGCAGAg GAATGTTACCACTGGAAGCCTGTGGGACATTAGGTTTCATTAGACTTCGCGATTTATTATTTAAGGACTACTATGGTAATGCTAGAAGTGCAAGAGATCTTGTCGAGAATAAAGTATCAATCAATGATGTTATTAAATTGATAttgtcattcaaaataattaagCATAGACTATCTAAACAAATTCCAGTTATGTATAGCGAGGCAAATGTTAAGTACAAGAATGCAAAAAATAATGCACTTGATCTCTCTTATGATGTTAATGATGCACCTGACCTTGTTGAAGATAAAGTTACTGATGATACcacatcaaaatcaaaaaaaaataaaaggaaaaaaagaaattccatATCAACCAACGCTCCAGAAATGTCAACTCCTACTAAGAAAACAGAAGAGATGAATAAAATGAGTCCAGCATCCACAAGTAAAAGTAAAACTCCTGTctccactaaaaaaaaaactcaactaAAAGCAAAGAAAGCTTCatccaattcaggaataaaaaaggaaaaaccccaagaaaataaaatcaatagaGAAAAAGAAAGAAACATGAACGAAAAGAATGATGGCAAATGTCAACAACATACTAATAAACAAGCAAATTCCAAATCATTAAATGTTAATCAGACAACCTCAGACATAGACagtaaaataaagaaaattgaaaagacAATGGAGGatgaaatatataatatgagcgaattaatgaaaaaaaaagaagaattggaTGCAAATATTGAACAGgtcatgaatgaaatgaatttattgaaatcttCAATAAGTTCACATGAAAAAGATATGACTGAAATAAAACGCAGCAGAACACCTGAAGATGTAGAAATATCTGAGGTTCTGATAATGCTAAGTGGTCAACCTGCGACAGACAAAGAAGTTGGGAATCTAGATATACCAAAAAAGATTGATGAAGGTTCTGGTTTCGATAAAGCAAAATCTATTTCATCAAAACAACAGATCACTGATGACATTGAGATCTCCCCAGAAGATTCTGCTTTGACAAAAACACAGATCAATGATGAAGTTAAAACCACTactaacacaaaaataaaaggaaaatttttgattgaCCTTGAGGAATTGAAATCTACTTTGGCAGAACTACAGGTTACTGGTAAAGCCAAAAGCAATGAAAGAAAGGTTGcagattctgataaaaatattcataattctTTGGTTGATACAGAACCCATTTTAGATATGGAATTTTTTAAGAATATTAAGAACATAACAATTACTGAAAAAAGTACAGCTGAAACACGTGAAGTTCCTACCTTaaacgaaaattcaaaaatgattgttCCACAAATAGAGAATGATGCGATTCAAGATAATGATCCAAGTGACTCAAAATTCATTGTAACAGAATCAGATATAGGCAAAGTTATTGTTgaaaatgttcataataaaTCTAATAGAGCTGAAAAATCAGGCAAAAACCCACAACATCTAGATAAAATGGTAATTGGAGCAGTGAATAAGAGCAAAGATAATGTTGGAGATGATGGACTCaacaaaaaagaaatagaaatattCAATGAGAATGAATCAAGTGCTGGCAAGGATAAGTGTAGAACTAATAAATTTGGTAATTCGGTTGATGATGGATGTAATGTGATGACTTTacctaatttcaataaaaccaatGATGGTTTCGCTAAGGATCAGAGTCTAACAGATGTAATTCCTCAATTGGTTGAAGATGATGAgctcaatgaaatgaaaataaaatttgtgaataaaaaaaGAAGTAGTGTTGACAAAAATGAGTTCAATGAAATGAGAACAGAAATGGTGAATGAAGGCAAAAATACTGCTGATAAGGATGAGGGTAAAACAGATAAAATTTCTCATTTGGCAAAATCAGACGAGCTTCATGAAATGAAAACGGAAATAGAGAATGAAGGCAGGGATAGTGCTGACAAGGATGAAAGTAAAACAGATCAAACAACTTATTTGgttgaagatgaagagattggtGAAATGAAAGCAAAAATGGTAAATGAGGGCTTAAATGAAGATTATGCTGACAAAAATGAGAACATTGTAGATCAACTTCCTCATTTAGTTGAATCTGAAAAGCTTGATCAAATGAAAACAGAAATAGGGAATGAAGACAAAGATACCGCTGATGATTATGAGAGTGAAACAGATCAAATTCCTCATTTGGTTGATTCTGAAGAGCTTGGGGAAATAAAACCAGAAATAGTGAATGAACGCAAAGATACTGCTGATACGGATGAGGGTAAAACAGATCCAGCTACTGATTTATTTGAAGATATTcgtgaaatgaaaacaaaaatggtaaatgaaggCAAGAATAGTGCTGAAAAGTATGAAggtaaaacaaataaaattactCTTTTGGTTAAATCTGAAGagtttgatgaaatgaaaacagaAAATGATAATGACAGCAAAGTTACTGTTGATAAAGatgaaaatgaaacaaatcAGCTTCCTCATTTGGTTGAAGATGAAGAGATATGTGAAATGAAAACAGAAATGGTATATGAAGGCAGAGATAATGCAGATAAGGATGAGAGTGAAACAGATCAAACTACCAATTTGGTTGAATATAAAGAGATTggtgaaatgaaaaaagaaattataaatCAAGGTGAAGATATTGCTAATGAGAATGAGAGTAAAACAGATCAAAATCCTCATTTGGTTGAATCAGAAAAGCTTGATGCAATAAAACCAGAAAGAGTGAATGAAGGCAAAGATACTGCTGATACAGATGAGGGTAAAACAGATCAAACTACTCATTTGGTTGGAGATGGAGAGATTggtgaaatgaaaacaaaaatggtGAATGAAGACAGGGATAGTGCTGACAAGGATCCGAGTAAAATAGATAAAATTCCACTTTTGGTTGAATCTGAAGAGGATGAGgaaatgaaaacagaaaaaagtaatGACATCAAAGGTAATTTTTATAAAGATGAAAATGAAACGAATCAGCTTCCTCATTCGGTTGAAGATAGAGAGATTTGTGAAATGAAAACAACGATGGTGAATGAAGGCAGGTATAGTGCTGACAAAGATGAGTGTAAAACAGATCAAACTACTCATTTGGATGAAGATAAAAAGAAAACACAAATAGAAAATGAAGGCAAGGATAATGCTGACAAAGGTGAGAGTAAAACTGATCAAATTCCCCATTTGGCTGAATCTGAAAagattgatgaaatgaaaacagaaaaaggGAATGAAGACAAAGATAATGCTGATATGGATAGGGGTAAAACAGATCAAACTACTCATTTGGTTGAAGATGGAGAGATTGGTGGAATAAAAACAGAAATAGGAAATGAAGGCAAGCATAGTGCTGATAAAGATGAGAGTAAAACAGATCAAACTCCTCATTTAGTTGATTCTGAAGAGCTTGAAGAAATGGAAACAGAAAAAGGGAATGAAGGCAAAGATAATGCTGATATGGATACGGGTAAAACAGATCAAACTACTCATTTGGTTGATGATGGAGAGATTGGTGAAATGAAAACAGAAATAGGAAATGAAGGCAAACATAGTGCTGATAAAGATGAGAGTAAAACAGATCAAACTCCTCATTTAGTTGATTCTGAAGAACTTGAAGAAATGGAAACAGAAAAAGGGAATGAAGGCAAAGATAATGCTGATATGGATAGAGGTAAAACAGATCAAACTACTCATTTGGTTGAAGATGGAGAGATTGGTGAAATGAAAACAGAAATAGGAAATGAAGGCAAGCATAGTGCTGATAAAGATGAGAGTAAAACAGATCAAACTCCTAATTTAGTTGATTCTGAAGAGCTTGAAGAAAAGGAAACAGAAAAAGGGAATGAAGGTGAATATAATGCTGATAAAAATAGGGGTGAAACAGATCAAATTCCCCATTTGGCTGAATCTGAAGAGCTTGATGAAATGGAAACAGAAAAAGGGAATGACGGCAAAGATGGTGCTGATATAGATAGGGGCAAAAATGATCAAATTCCACCTTTGGCTGAATCCGAAGAGtttgataaaatgaaaacagaaaaaggAAATGAAGGCAAAGATAGTACTGATATAGATAGGAGTGAAACAGTTCAAATTCCTCATATAGATAAATCTGAAGAGcttgataaaattaaaacagAAATAGAAAATGAAGGCAATGATAGAGCTGACAAAGATGAGAGTAAAACAAATCAAATTCCCCATTTGGCTGAATCTGAAGAGCTTGATGAAATGGAAACAGAAAAAGGGAATGACGGCAAAGATGGTGCTGATTTAGATAGGGGCAAAAATGATCAAATTCCACCTTTGGCTGAATCTGAAGAGCATGATGAAATGGAAACAGAAAAAGGGAATGACGGCAAAGATGGTGCTGATATAGATAGGGGCAAAAATGATCAAATTCCACCTTTGGCTGAATCGGAAGAGtttgataaaatgaaaacagaaaaaggAAATGAAGGCAAAGATAGTACTGATATAGATAGGAGTGAAACAGTTCAAATTCCTCATATAGCTAAATCTGAAGAGcttgataaaattaaaacagaaataaaaaatgaaggcAATGATAGAGCTGACAAAGATAAGAGTAAAACAAATCAAATTCCCCATTTGGCTGAATCTGAAGAGCTTGATGAAATGGAAACAGAAAAAGGGAATGACGGCAAAGATGGTGCTGATATAGATAGGGGCAAAAATGATCAAATTCCACCTTTGGCTGAATCTGAAGAGCTTGATGAAATGGAAACAGAAAAAGGGAATGACGGCAAAGATGGTGCTGATATAGATAGGGGCAAAAATGATCAAATTCCACCTTTGGCTGAATCCGAAGAGtttgataaaatgaaaacagaaaaaggCAATGAAGGCAAAGATAGTACTGATATAGATAGGAGTGAAACAGTTCAAATTCCTCATATAGATAAATCTGAAGAGCTTGATAAAATTGAAACAGAGATAGAAAATGAAGGCAATGATAGAGCTGACAAAGATGAGAGTAAAACAAATCAAATTCCCCATTTGGCTGAATCTGAAGAGCTTGATGAAATGGAAACAGAAAAAGGGAATGACGGCAAAGATGGTGCTGATATAGATAGGGGCAAAAATGATCAAATTCCACCTTTGGCTGAATCTGAAGAGCATGATGAAATGGAAACAGAAAAAGGGAATGACGGCAAAGATGGTGCTGATATAGATAGGGGCAAAAATGATCAAATTCCACCTTTGGCTGAATCGGAAGAGtttgataaaatgaaaacagaaaaaggAAATGAAGGCAAAGATAGTACTGATATAGATAGGAGTGAAACAGTTCAAATTCCTCATATAGCTAAATCTGAAGAGcttgataaaattaaaacagaaataaaaaatgaaggcAATGATAGAGCTGACAAAGATGAGAGTAAAACAAATCAAATTCCCCATTTGGCTGAATCTGAAGAGCTTGATGAAATGGAAACAGAAAAAGGGAATGACGGCAAAGATGGCGCTGATATAGATAGGggcaaaaattatcaaattccaCCTTTGGCTGAATCTGAAGAGCATGATGAAATGGAAACAGAAAAAGGGAATGAAGGCAAAGATAGTGCTGATATAGATAGGGCTAAAACAGATCAAATTCCTCATTTGGATGAGTCTGAAGAGCTTGATAAAATGAAAACAGAAATAGGAAATGAAGGCAAGCATAGTGCTGATAAAGATGAGAGAAAAACAGATCAAACTCCTCATTTGGTTGATTCTGAAGAGCTTGAAGAAAAGGAATCAGAAAAAGGGAATGAAGGTAAAGATAATGCTGATATGGATAGGGGTGAAACAGATCAAATTCCACCTTTGGCTGAATCCGAAGAGCTTGATgaaattaaaacagaaaaaggGAATGAAGGCAAAGATAGTGCTGATATAGATAGGGGTAAAACAGATCAAATTCCTCATATAGCTAAATCTGAAGAGcttgataaaattaaaacagAAATAGAAAATGAAGGCAAGGATAGAGCTGACAAAGATGAGAGTAAAACAAATCAAATTCCCCATTTGGCTGAATCTGAAGAGCTTGATGAAAAGGAAACAGAAAAAGGGAATGACGGCAAAGATGGTGATGATATAGATAGGGGCAAAAATGATCAAATTCCACCTTTGGCTGAATCTGAAGAGCTTGATgaaattaaaacagaaaaaggGAATGAAGGCAAAGATAGTGCTGATATAGATAGGGCTAAAACAGATCAAATTCCTCATTTGGATGAGTCTGAAGAGCTTGATAAAATGAAAACAGAAATAGGAAATGAAGGCAAGCATAGTGCTGATAAAGATGAGAGTAAAACAGATCAAACTCCTCATTTGGTTGATTCTGAAGAGCTTGATGAAATAAAGACAGAAATAGTGAAAGATGGCAAAGATAGTGCTAAGAAGGATGAAAGCAAAACAGATCAAATTTCCCATTTAGTTAAAGTTCTCCATGAAATGAAGacagaatcattgaatgaaagCAAAGATGGTGCTAATAGCAAGGATCAGAGTAAAACAGATTCAATTAATGATGTGGTGGAAGAAAATGAAGTGGAAATAGTAGAGATTGATTACAATGAAGCCAATACTATTGAGGAAGACATTGAAATACCGGATTTGATTGTTGACTCTTCGTTAAGCGAATCTGGTGGGGACATTGATGAAATTCCCGATTTGCTTGATGATTCAGAATTCAATACATCGGAAAGTTATATAGAATATGAACCTGCGATAGTGAGGAATACAGGAATCGATTTCTCTGATGCTGTATCATTGAGTATGACGGTATTAGGCGTAAAAAATAAAGCAGTAGAAGATAAATTTGCCGAAAGAGAGCATTATGAAGTCAATGttgattcatttgaaaaatttgttgtaCCTCGTATTGTCGCAACCATTATTCCAACTGAATATATATCAACATCAACTCCCAATGAAGAAATAACTCAAAATGTAACTCCTGAATCTATAGATACTCAAAATGATGGAAGTGGATCTCTCTGTAATTCTAAAATGAAATCTTCAACAAGTGAAAGGGATGATGTACTGAAACCAAGCTGTAGTGGAAATACTAAAGGATCTAATGAAACAGCACctagtaataaaaaaattcaaagaaagcACTTATCAACCATTGTTCCAAGTGAAAATATATCAACATCAATTCCCAATGAAGAAATAACTCAAAATGTAACTCCTGAATCTATAGATACTCAAAATGATGGAAGTGGATCTCTCTGTAATTCTAAAATGAAATCTTCAACAAGTGAAAGGGATGATGTACTGAAACCAAGCTGTAGTGGAAATACTAAAGGATCTAATGAAACAGCACctagtaataaaaaaattcaaagaaagcACTTATCACCACTCAAAACTAGCGATCCTGCAGCTGGAATTACCAGAGTACTAAAATTGCATTTAGATAAACTGAAAAGTCGTAGATGTGATGATGGTTCTGATAAGGAAAATACCGATGGTAATGAAGAAAACCCTTTACATGAAGAATTGATGCCTTATGTGAACGACATAGTAGATAAATATGTAAATGGTATTCTGGATAAACACGATATGGACGACATCATCGAAAAAATGTATCATTTCACTGATGAACATGATGAGTCATGTCAAAAAACTGAACCAAATGAAGACAAAAAAGTTAAACCATCAGATGTCATCAACAAAGATGCTATAGATTTACTAGTGAATAAATATCTCACTCCTGAACAGTACAAAGAAATATTGGGACCAGATGGACAAATAGATACAATCTCCACATTTGATGCGGTGGTTAATTATATAAGAAAAGCTAATACTGAAAAGTTGAAATctgttacaaacgaaaataaaaGTGATAGTCCAAAAACGAAAGAACCTAAAGGCCTGATAAAAATTAGTTGGAAAGATAGTAACACTGTCGGTTTCGAAAATGTGAGTGCTGATAGTGTTAATCTTCTAACAAAAGCTCCTTTCAAGATGACTGATTTAAGAGATACTGAGAATATAGATGGAGAAGAAAAATCCACGGATTTCGTTGAAATTGTTCCTAAGAATTCTACAAAAGAAGACGTAAGACAACCTGATAGTTTTCTGAATATTCCTGAAGGTGTTGAAGAAGATACCGTCAGCATCCAgattaaaaatttcatcaactcaTTCAATGAACCTTCATCTGG gtcaaTCAAATCTGCAAGGAAAGAAGACTCTCCTCTCTCAGAATCAGGTCCTCAGGATACCAGCGCCAGAAAGAAAACCACTGAAGCCAAATTCATGTACAAACCTGAGGACATAATTAAGCTGAAAAACTGGATTGTTTTCAAACAATTTGCCAATATGGTTGCCTGCTTCCTAAGACAGATCTCAAAAACTCATGTTCTTCCTTATTCTAATTTTGAGTTACTACAACAAATAGAAAACAAATGTATAGAATTCTTTGTCAACAGATCTGACAAATCAGAATATAGTGCTAAACAGGCTTATGTACTGCTATTTCTTAACTTATTAGGGAAAGATGTTTTCAAAATGCCAGACGTTACAAATGACTTGTGCGTTTTTATGGAAGAACTGGATTTGTTGATAACTAAGGATAGACAGAATATTGCCGGAATGAATCTTATGGAGCCTCAGGACAAAATCGTAAGAAATTTATTGATATATAACCTATATGGAATCAGGTACGCTTATTTGCGTATGAAACCATGGAATCTTAGTGACAGAGTATCTCCTGACCTTTTCAAAACTGATCATGTAGGTAATATAATGAAACATGTAGCTGAGAAAGGAAATGATCCGCACACATTTTTAATTGATAATGAATGTCCACCCTTAGATATAGAACGGTGTTTTAATAACCTAAAACCACGTGGAAGTATACTCCTGGTTGAATGA